The DNA segment TGATTTTTTGCATCTATGATTTGAATGTTGACACGTCTGGTCCCTTGCAGCCAATCTACAAAGTTTCTCTACAGAGGCTGCTGTTGAATCTCAGTGCACATGCTGAAACAAGAGCTGCTTTAGTTAAAATCCTTATGGACTTATTGATGCTTGATGTTGGACGGCCTGCTAATCTGAATACTGCTGAGCCCCCATATCGGCTATATGGTTGCCAAAGTAACGTGATGTATTCGCGTCCTCAACATCTTGATGGTTAGACCTTAGCCTTGCTTCAACTTTTTGGTTGTGTATTACGTACTAGTCTTGCTACTGCagttgttttcttttttgttgtttttgcctTGGGTAAATTTGATTCATCTCATTGTCTTGTAGGAATTCCTCCTTTACTATCTCGTCGTGTTCTTGAGACCCTTACATACTTGGCGAAGAACCATTCTTTGGTTGCAAAGACTCTACTTGAATTCAGGCTCCCTCGACCAGTGGTGGAAGGGCCAATAAGTCCAGATCAGAGACGTGGAAAAGCTGTGATGGTTGAGGCTGGTGGACCGGAAAGATTGCAGCTTGAAGGACAAGTAGCTCTTGCATTGCTTTTGGGCCTCTTGAATCATCCCCTTTACTTGAGAAGTGTCGCGCATCTAGAGCAGGTAGTTTGCACAAGTGGGATGTCTCTTTGAGTAGTCATTAGTTGGTATTTCTTGGCGTCTTAACAATTTCTCTTTTGGATCTAGCTGTTAAATCTGCTAGATGTTATAGTCCTGAACACCGAAAGCAAATCAAATGCACGTGAAGAACCTGGATCGTCCTCTACAGAACAACCAACTGGTCCTCCAGTTCAATCTACTACTGAGATGAATGCTGAATCTCATGCAGCTTCATCTGAGGTTGAGGACAAGTCCGGAGCCTCATCCTCTGTTGCAGGCGGAGACCAAACTACTGAAAGTATTTTGCTTAGTCTTCCACATTTAGAACTTCGACTCCTGTGCTCATTGCTTGCCAGAGAAGGGTAAGCTAGTCCCTTATCCTGTAATGTGCTTATTCAAGTCGTTTGACATTATGTATTTCTACATGCTGCTTTAGTGCTATTGCATCGacgtattttaaaatattaaatactCTGGTTTGAACTTCAGTAGATATTACGAAAAAAAGAGCATCTCTTGTTTGATTTGATAAGTTCAGTAGATAGTACTTCTTATGAGATGCCTcctttttttttggggggaggggggggggttgtGCCATGCTCCTTAATTGATTGTCTTGTGAGTTGGCTGGCTTATTGATGTACTGAACTAATATTGTACTTGCtgtctattttctttctttttcaaaggAAGACTTAGATAAATAAACTAATTGCTTAGTGTGGcgttattttcaaaattttcatgcaTGTGGCTTCTGTATGAGGCACAAAATTATGTGTTTGGTTGCACATGCACTTCCTTGAAATGTAAGACTCAGCTATCTTTTTCACACGACCAAGTACATTTTGAACCTTCAGTGGTTTTTTTTATACTTAATGTTGCTgaataatatatgatttattcattgttgaagctgtttaatgttttcttcttttgttagtCTGTCAGACAATGCTTACTCATTGGTAGCTGAGGTACTGAAAAAATTGGTGGCCATAGCTCCCGCCCTTTGTCATTTATTTATTACTGAGCTAGCTGGCTCTGTGCAAAGCCTGACAAGATCTGCGTTGGACGAGTTAAACAAGTTTAGGGAAGTAGAAAAAGCACTGCTCAGTACCACTTCAACTGATGGCGCTGTGATACTCAGAGTTTTGCAAGCATTAAGCACCCTTGTTGCTTCAATTGGTGACAAGAACAAGGATAATCAAATTCTTTCTGAGAAGGAGCATGGGGCTACTGTCAGCCTGGTTTTGGACATTAACACAGCTTTAGAACCTCTATGGCAGGAGCTGAGCACTTGTATTAGCAAAATAGAGTGTTTTTCTGAAACAGCAACCAACCCGTCGCACTCGTCCCTTGTTACCACATCTAAACCTTCTGGAGCAATGCCTCCACTTCCAGCAGGCACACAAAATATTTTACCGTACATAGAGTCATTTTTTGTGATGTGTGAGAAGTTGCATCCTGGACATTTGGGTGCAGGACAGGATTTTAGTATTGCTACAATTCCTGATCCAGAAGAAGCAACTGCTTCTGCTATGCAGCCGAAAACACCTACATCTGCAATGAAAGTTGATGAGAAGCACATTGCTTTTGTAAAATTTGCAGAGAAGCACAGAAAACTCCTTAATGCGTTTGTCCGGCAGAATCCTGGCCTTCTAGAGAAGTCTTTCTCCATCATGCTGAAGGTTCCTCGTTTTGTTGATTTTGACAATAAAAGATCCCACTTTAAATCTAAGATTAAACATCAACATGATCATCATCATAGTCCTCTGAGAATTTCTGTGAGGAGAGCTTATATACTTGAAGATTCATATAATCAGCTGCGCATGAGAACAACTCAAGAATTGAAAGGGAGGTTGACTGTTCATTTCCAAGGGGAAGAAGGGATTGATGCTGGTGGACTTACTAGGGAATGGTATCAGTTGCTGTCCAGAGTAATTTTTGATAAGGGAGCACTGTTGTTTACTACAGTTGGCAATGAAGCAACATTTCAGCCAAATCCCAACTCCGTGTACCAAACTGAGCACCTTTCATACTTCAAATTTGTTGGGCGAGTTGTGAGTACCTACTTTTTTCTGTTTTGCTTGAGTCATTCAGTTTAACAATATCTCATGTGCTTTATGTACATCCCAGGTTGGGAAGGCATTATTTGATGGTCAACTTCTTGATGTTCATTTTACACGATCCTTCTACAAGCATATATTGGGCGCTAAAGTGACATATCATGATATTGAAGCTATTGATCCTGACTACTTCAAAAATTTGAAATGGTTGCTTGAGGTGCAGTGTCTTCTGATTTCTTAGTTATTACGGAAATGATGCTTAAATATTTGTTCTGCTCACGTTTCTTGCTTTGTACAGAATGACATAAGCGACATTTTGGACCTTACATTCAGCATTGATGCTGATGAAGAGAAGTTGATACTTTATGAACGCAATGAGGTATGAGTTATTTAGCGAGGAGTGAAATTTCAACATTTTTGTTTCAGAAGTTCTGATTGAAATTTGTGTAATGCAGGTTACTGACTACGAACTGATTCCGGGTGGACGAAATATTAGAGTTACCGAGGAAAATAAGCAACAGTACGTTGACTTAGTTGCTGAACATCGGTTGACGACTGCTATCCGCCCTCAGATAAATGCTTTTCTGGAAGGATTCAGTGAACTGATTCCGCGGGATCTCATTTCTGTTTTTCATGATAAGGAACTCGAGTTATTAATTAGCGGTCTACCAGACATCGATCGTATGTTCACTATTCCCTTATTTGTTACTTGATGTTGTAATCCTGCCATAGATAGTTATTTGTCTATATCGAGAAAGAAGAGCTGCTCCTTATATGTGATATTCCCTTGCTTTGCAGTTGATGACTTGAGGGCAAATACAGAATATTCTGGATACAGCCCAGCATCACCAGTTATTCAGTGGTTTTGGGAAATCATTCAAGGTTTTAGCAAGGAAGACAAGGCTCGCCTTCTACAATTTGTCACTGGGACCTCAAAGGTAGTTTGTTGCTTTCATTTGATTACAGTTTCATGCTTTATGTCTCCTGCAATCATCCCGATCAAGTTTTTGTCAACTTCTCCAGGTGCCATTGGAAGGGTTTAGTGCACTACAAGGAATTTCAGGTTCCCAGAAATTTCAGATCCACAAGGCTTACGGTAGTCCTGATCACTTGCCTTCAGCACATACATGGTAATTACTTTATCATCTGAAATGAAACTATGATTGTCCTTTTTGTTTTCATTCTAATTTTAATTGCTGAAGAAGATCCATGTTGCTCCCTCTGCAAATTAGTTCTCTTTCTTTCCTTTCTGTGTGCATCCTAATTTACTGCAAGGATGAATTGGCAGCTTTTCTATGAGATAGGAAAGCTTTCTTAAATGAGTATTTTAATCTAATGCAGAGTAATATTATGAAACTGTCCTAATCTTTGATTACATCTCAACTACTGACATCAATTTGTTCACATGTCATGTAAAGACTTCTTTCTTTATCCATTTGACCTGGCTCCATCTTTGATCAAATGAAGCCATTGAGATTGGACGGAGTGTTTTGTATTTTATATCTTTATCTTCATTAGTTATTTTTACTGCACACACTTCTAATGTATGTTTGCTGGGTGCAGTTTCAACCAGCTGGATCTCCCGGAGTATCCCTCTAAAGAGCACCTGGAGGAGAGGCTATTGCTTGCCATTCATGAAGCCAATGAAGGGTTTGGATTTGGTTAACACTGGTGGTCTCTGAATTAGATTCTGTAGATAATTTCCATGTTagaaaagagaattttttttaaCAGGAAAACAGTCCAAGGGCATTTTAAGTCTGTGAGATACCTGTCTATAATGCTGTACAGTCTATTTGCTATGCCAAATGATCCTGGCGGTTTTCTTTTGCCAATCGTTTATTTATCCGTTATCCTCGTTGCATATAAGTTCCTTTCTGCTTGCTTTTTTGGATAATGTGCTGTTGTAGCCTGTAGGAGAAGCGCAGGGCCTTGAGTAATTATTTACGCCAGGTGCTCATCATTCTTTTTCTGTAATGCTTTAATTATCGCTGCTCATCAATGTACCAATTGCGATACAGACCAAGGTTCTATATGATGGTCGATCCTTACTCTTAAGGACACGAAACTTGGGCTGCATTAATGCGTGTAATGGTAAGATCAAGACTAAATTAAAACTAGGATAGAGTTTATGGTGTTACTCCGGCATATCACGACGTTTACAAGAAAACTAACAATTAGAACCCAAAAAAGAACTAGGGCAAGAATTTTATCTTGAGAGGGTGGGGAAAGCCATGAAGTTCTAGTACATATGTAAATCATAATGAAAACGAAAACAAAGCTGGAAACGCAACAATCACCAATTTATTTCCAACCAACGAGCACCATGGGCTATGTGATTTCAGAGAAAATTACTAATCTTCCTCCCCAAAGAGAATTAGAAAAGTTGTTTGCTTTCAAAAGAAACGCCCCTTTCCAGAGATTCTAATCGGATTGCTTGTTAGTGAAAAAAAGATGCATTGCACcctaattttgaagaaaaaaaagtacTAGTAGTATTTGATTGTTAACGAACACAAGGAACCCGCCTTAGAGATTAAAACTGAAAATAGATATGTCAATGTTCATTCTAAGACAGAATACATGCCAATCTGACCCTGAAGACTgatattgaaaataaaaaaagcaaGGATCTAGATAATGTATGTGAGAAAGAAAATGAATCAACAACTTTGCAGGTGTACAAGCTGCAATTTTCAATCTTAACCAGTCTCTTGTGGTCTAATTGAGTTATTTCTCTCTCCTgagctttttttaaaaataaaataaaataatcatcTGATATTAGAAAATCTATTGATCAACTAATTTAGATTCACGTCTCGTAGAGTCCATTACAGAAGGAAATACTTCCTACTATTTTCTTCATTGTCAGAGCTCGAACTGAAGACTCTGATTAAAGAGGGATCCCATCATCATACACAAAAAGGGTataaatattctttttttttttttgttgttttaatATTCAGATCAATGGGAACTGTAATTTGAAAGCAAAGACTAAAGACGGAGGATTTCAGTTTGCGCCAATTGGTGCAGTATAAATGTCGTAATACATTCCCGCGCTGtcacaaagaagaaaaagaaaagaataaaggCTGATTCCCTTTAATGTTatatttatataaatatattatttttgtccaaaaaaaaaaattaaaaaacttcCACGCTATTATGAATGACCTAGAAAGCAGAAAAAATTAGCGTTTGTTACTGACCTTGCAAACTATATTTGTTTATGCTATTTTTGTAAGAAAAATGTAAAACTTTTTGGAAGCGTATCGTTATAATGTGAAATAAGGAAAAGGAAAAACACTTCAAAATTCAATTGACATGTTTACTTTTATGAGTAAAAACCGACGAAAAAAGAAATGTTCAAAATCATTGGTATACAGCAAAATTCATTTTATGAGAACACATAACTTGAGCAcatcaataatatttttaaattctCATTACAAATAACAAAGGCTTACTATCAATGTTGTGGCGGAGCCCACGGAGGGATTTCCTCTGTGCTTAATCAGAAGTTTTATGTTTGAGTATTGGAAATTGAAACTTTTTTTTAGTAGAGAGAAGTGCACGGTTAGCCattaataacacatgtatttacttttaaattactgtttaaaatatttttagtctttagccactgctttaataaactttaactatccggacgaaaatacccttctgctcatgtccttaattttgaacttaacttcaggactacatgttctcaacttttgaacttaacttcaggacttcacgactacatgtccttaacttttgaacttgtaactgtaagttctgGACCAAGTGTCctcaacttttgagcttgttagtctaagtttaagacctattgtccttaacttttgggcttcttagcctaagttcaggacctattgtccttaacttttgaacttgtaactgtaagttcaggacctattgtccttaccttttgagcttgttagtctaatagcctgtttggccaagcttctcaaaaaaacactttttttttcctaatttgaggtgtttggccaagcttatttgggaaaaaaagtgcttttgggaagaagcagaagcagtttcagagaagcagaaaaagtagtttctttccaaaagcagaagcagaagcagttttggcttttcttcttacctaaaatacccttaacaaaatatagtatataccaaaataacccttaaacctaatacttaggatattaatttataaatatttcttcttatttttaggaaactttctaatatatagtgtctttaggggtgaatgcttttatatttgttgaaggaattttaatatatttaacttatattaaaagaattaagtactttttaattttattttcatattttacttaaataaaatgattttttttaattattgcatgtaataacaaaattttgatattatttatttacttataatattaattattaagtaaatctattcatgtccttattcgtaatttgacacttaaaagcactttctaaaaagcttggccaaacacaaattatttctcaaaagtgtttttcagactgattagccaaacacaaacggattctctccaaaagtacttttttcaaaagcacttctcaaaataagctgatttctccagcttggccaaacaggctataagttcaggaccaagtgtccttaacttttaaacttggaacttgaagttcaggaccaagtgtccttaacttttgagtgtTTGGACATTACCAATAGTGTAATTCGTATTTATTGGATTGAAGGGACACAATGTCGAGCACCTTTGGAGATGGATATGCGACGAGATCGGATGAAGAAGGTTTTGGAGGCATCTATGGAGGAAAcaaagaggatgaagaaaagataATCCGTGGAAAAGCCTCTGGTAATGGTTTATGTTCTATATTTATCTTCTTGCTCTTAATATGTCTTCTAATGTCAATTCATCTATTtttttattgataaaatagaGTGTGATACTAATCAAGGAAGTGAAGTCATAGAGAAGGAGAAGGCTAGTAATAAACTGTCATTCCTGTTTAAAAGAAAGGGTAATacagtcttttcatattaattttaatagactagtgacTAATATTGCTAAGCATTGAAAAtactggataaaaagtaaataccattTTAAATAGTGGCTACTTCACACAGTGTAAATCTTAATTTGTCGAGCTCCTAATGCTACCTGGCACCGAGTGAAAAAtcacaaaggaaaaaaaaaagagggcttGGTAGAAAACTGACGGTGTATCTCAACTTGATACACCTTCCCTTATTGGATAATTTCTCTTCAGAGTTCCTTCTTTTTTTGTCAGAATTATTGTTTGCTTGCTATGAAATTAAGTTTCTTACCAAACAACCCCCACCAAAAAAACCCACCCCTTTTTCCTTATTGGATAATTGACGAACCATTGACTCTTAACCTGAAAGGCAGAAAGTCTATTCGTTTTCCTTTCCCACTGTAAACTAATTTGCCCTTTGCTTTTCAAGACCAATCAAATTTTAAGACATGcatgaataataaaaaataaaaaaataaaagttaaaattttgcaTAACAAGGAAGCAAGAATTTGGAAACAGCACAGCAGTGAGTCATTAAACAATGGGTCTGATCAACTTTCTTCTGCTTTCAGCCAAAATTTTGCTCTCTTGGTAAGTATTTCCTTAGCTTCCATTTCTCTTCCAGTAACTAAGTCTTCCTATTTTTTAATCTTTTTCTTGACCAAAAAGACACAATCTTGATTGCTTTCTTTAAGATTTTGGAGTTAGTTAGTAGCTGTGGCACATTGTTCTCTTGTGGGGTTGTCAATTGTTTGTCCTATTTTTCAGGAACTTGTTACTATTTGTTAAGCCCTTTCTATATATACACGTGGAAAAAGTAAATAAGTTTAGCCTTTGAGTTTTGTTTAGATCAGCTGCTCttgtctttaattttttttttttttgcaacagTTCTCTTTGGATAGTTTGCAGACCATCAGTGACATTGCTGTGTCCTCTGTAAGTTAATAAAGATTTACTTAattttctattatttctttgaattTTTGCTGGATATGTGAACTGGGATACTTAAGCTATTATATGTTgtgctattcttgacaaaacagATATGCATCTATTCGGGCGATAGAGAGTGATAAAGCATCCAGCTACCAAAAGTGTCTTCAATATTGGGTTTTATTTGGATTAACCACTGTATTGGAGTTGACTCTTGCAAAGCCTTTGACAGGGTAATCTTTCATTTGCTTTCATATACAGAAATGTTTTTAGACTTATTATATGCAAATTGCAAGCTATCCACCTTCGGACAGGGGCGAAGCTACATTGCTCTAAGGGTGGTCAATTGACTTCCTTTTGTCAAAAAATTAGACAGTAAATATtaggttttagaggtatataacatatagtgaacaccctttgtcgggaattttttTTCACTTCTCAAGTTTGAATACCTTTGGGGAAATTTCTGGCTTCGCCACTGACTTCGGACGATGAATATTGGTGGTTAAATTATAGGAACATCTCGAATGCTTGATATTTTGAATGTAAGTCAGGTCAGGTTATGTGATTGCTATAACGATGAAACTGCATTCTTTGTTAATCTAGTGAGACATTAATTGCAAAAGAAATCTCATGCTTACTTAGTGAGTAAGAATCTAGTTCTACTTAGTCGTAACAAGCTGTGAAAGTGTGACAATATCAGCTTATGTGGGACATATATTTGTTTCTCGAGTTGTGCCGACCAGCTGTAACTGATAGCTGAAACTAAACGGCTCATTACAGATCAATACTATATAGGCATAAGAACTTCTAAAATGCAGCCAAGGCTGTGGCAAAGGCTCATTTCATAACTACCATTTTTGGATGGGTGAGAGAGCACTCAGCATCTGCAATAACAGCTGAGTAGTCACTAAACCTCAGATAATGTGTTAACCACTACAAGAATCCAACACATATCACATTTGTTTACAGGATAATATAAAGAGCTTAAATGCATCATCACTGTATTGGTTAATCTCTCCATTACCTGTTGGGTGGAGCCTCTAACAAAAGCCCTCGTTGAGGCGCTGATTTGAACTCCATTAGAAAGTAAAAAATGTATGATTGTTTTGCATGAAAATGAAAGAGAGATTGTTTTAGCTAGAGCTTCGCGGAATATCAAAGCTTTTGGTTCTCTTGACTGCTAACTTTTTCACTTAGAGATGACATCTTTTTTTGATGAGAAAATGTATGGATTTATGTTAGCAATCACAATCTCAGAACCTTATAATAAGTTGTAATTGAGCGCTTGACTGTTCTTGTCGTGCTGACTCTCACCAAGTGGTTTATTTAACCCGAAGGACATATTTCAACAATTTAATTGAGTCTAACCTCAATGTGTTGCTTTCTTCAGGTTTTCATTTTGGCTTTACGCAAAAGGATTAGCTTCCCTCTTGCTTGTAATGGCTCAGTTTAGTGTTGCTTCTTATGTGTATATGCACTTTGTTAAGCCATGTGTTTCCCCAAATCCACGCGTGGAAAAGGTCACGGAAGAGAACGATTGCATGCCCATGAAGATCAGTGATTATATTGATGCAGCACCGATACATGTTGAACAGGAGGAAAAGGACAACCTGCAAAGTTTGGTCATTTATGAGGTAATCATAGTTTTCCGCTGCAAACGCTTACTCATATGCTCTAAACAGTAACATGTTAATGTACCTTTTggttattctgttgtttataatTAATTCTGTTTCAGGTTGAATCTTCTCCTACGAGTGATCGGCCAATTTATCCTAAGAAAGTTCAAATGGACTGGAGCTGCGCTCTCTGTCTGGTAAGCACTTTGAGTGAGAAATGTCTAAAGCAACACATCCAAGGTAGGAAGCACAAattgaaggaagaagaagaagaaatgaaacACGAAATGATAGCAAGTAAAAAAGCCAAATTTGCTTCAAAGTTAGAGGGAAATTATCTAACAGATTTACTTAAGAGTTTGAACCGGCTAAAATCTGAAAAGTTTGTGGAACTAAGAGGTTTTAATTTACCAATGAGAAGACCACTTAAGTGCTGCACTTGGAAAAAGCCCAAGTTTGGATGGATAAAGTTAAATACAGATGGATCTATAGACCGAAAAAATTCTGGTCTTGGTTGTTTGCTTCGCGATGATGAAGGTGTTCCTTTATGTGCTTGCATCTCTAAGGTTCCATGTGAAGATATCTTCTTGGTTGAGTTACTAGCTATTTGGAGAGGTCTTACACTTGCTGCGAGTATAGGGATCaaaatgatatgggtagaatccGACTCAATGAGTGCAGTGAAAGCCATTAACAAAGAGCAGCCATTTAGTCAGAAGGCTAGTAGCTGTCTCATACACATTTGGAAAATCTTGAAGAAGTTTCAGAAGTACCAAGTTACTCATTCGTGGCGCGAAACAAACAGAGCAGCTGATTATTTATCAAAGATGGATATATCAGGAAGTGACATTGTTATATGGCCTGCAGATTTTCCTAGTTCTCTTTGCAAATTTATTGCAGAAGATGCTCAGGGAAGTTGGTACCTTAGACGGTAAGCCCATCAAACACGGCTGGAGCATCACCATATTTAGGACAAGATTTAGAATTACAGCGAAGGTGTTATATATATATCAGCTGTTGTTGCTATCAGAAGACTACCACCTGAAAAGTTGCAGGCTTGCGGTACATTATAAGGTTATTTTGAGGCAAGCGCACAGATAGCCATTCTCAGGGATGCTGTTTAGGGATTAACCAGTAtttattttgtcctgaaattttaaactaaaaatcccAACTTCAGGACAATTCATGATATTTTTGTCCCGAAAAATTGAACTGAAAAACTCAAATTCAGAATGTACTGGCTAATTCCTAAAGAGCAGCCCTTTAGAGTGGCTAACTGGTGTCATTTCGACGGTattttattctttctttctaAAACAATGGTGGTGGTGTCTGAGCCAACTTGTACGGAGCTCGACTAATCCACTGGGTACCTACTATCTCCTGTCAGTTAACTCTGCCTACCGGCACATTGTGAAGTAAGTACTCTCTAACTTTGAAAGAGGACTAGAAGGTCCATATGTTGGCAAATGCAACTTAGTCTTGTGATGTGCTTCTTGTAAATAAGTAAACACAACCAAGCTTCTCAAACATTGACAAGTGAGCAGAACTATATTCTAAATATTTTAAAGCGAGTCCAGCTCAAAAATAGAATTCTTAACCCCTTTACATTTTGAAAAGGGTCAAAATTATTCCGAAAATCCTAATTTTCAGTTTTTGTAAAATCAGATTTAAAACGTAACATAACAGTACTtgcaagaaaaaaaaatgaatgaaagaaAACCAGGAATATTAATatttgaaaaaaggaaaaagctcCAACACGAGCGATTTGCAACAGAATCTGAAATTGAATAACAATTGCGGCAGtgcatttttcttcattttctccttttttcgTCATCCTGAACATGATATTTTGCAAATTAAATATATACGTTCACAGGAGTAACGTAACATATGATATTGAAATGGACTTTAAAACGATCGAATTGTCCATTTCACTATTATTTTACTTAACATTTTTACAACATTTATTTCCGATTAACTTTTGGAACTTATATTGaacttcttcttttaaaaagaaatataatataatataatataaaagcCATCACCCAGGGAGAGGATCCTGAGGTGTTGGGGGGTTTGGCTTGACCCCTACCATGTATATAGAAGGTAAAAGAGAAGGGGGCATA comes from the Nicotiana sylvestris chromosome 4, ASM39365v2, whole genome shotgun sequence genome and includes:
- the LOC104225380 gene encoding uncharacterized protein, translated to MGLINFLLLSAKILLSCSLWIVCRPSVTLLCPLYASIRAIESDKASSYQKCLQYWVLFGLTTVLELTLAKPLTGFSFWLYAKGLASLLLVMAQFSVASYVYMHFVKPCVSPNPRVEKVTEENDCMPMKISDYIDAAPIHVEQEEKDNLQSLVIYEVESSPTSDRPIYPKKVQMDWSCALCLVSTLSEKCLKQHIQGRKHKLKEEEEEMKHEMIASKKAKFASKLEGNYLTDLLKSLNRLKSEKFVELRGFNLPMRRPLKCCTWKKPKFGWIKLNTDGSIDRKNSGLGCLLRDDEGVPLCACISKVPCEDIFLVELLAIWRGLTLAASIGIKMIWVESDSMSAVKAINKEQPFSQKASSCLIHIWKILKKFQKYQVTHSWRETNRAADYLSKMDISGSDIVIWPADFPSSLCKFIAEDAQGSWYLRR